A stretch of the uncultured Cohaesibacter sp. genome encodes the following:
- the rpsB gene encoding 30S ribosomal protein S2 — protein MALPEVSMRSLLEAGVHFGHQTHRWNPKMGKFIFGARNNIHVIDLSQTVPLMNEALKAVSDTVARGGRVLIVGTKRQASLPVAEAAKSCAQYYVNSRWLGGMLTNWKTITQSIQRLRKLDEVLDGEGKGFTKKERLTLTRERDKLERALGGIKDMGGVPDLIFVIDTNKETIAINEARRLGIPVAAIVDTNCDPDGIDFPVPGNDDAARAISLYCDLIVGAAIDGISRSAGDAGLDLGEAEEGLLEPALIEEEAAAAGEQVAASEETAPAEA, from the coding sequence ATGGCACTTCCTGAAGTTTCCATGCGCTCCCTGCTTGAAGCAGGCGTGCATTTTGGTCACCAGACCCACCGCTGGAACCCGAAAATGGGCAAATTCATTTTCGGCGCTCGCAACAACATCCATGTTATCGATCTGTCCCAGACCGTTCCTCTGATGAACGAAGCCCTGAAGGCTGTTTCTGATACCGTTGCTCGTGGCGGTCGCGTTCTGATCGTTGGCACCAAGCGTCAGGCTTCCCTGCCTGTTGCCGAAGCTGCAAAATCCTGCGCTCAGTATTATGTCAACTCCCGCTGGCTCGGCGGCATGCTGACCAACTGGAAAACCATCACTCAGTCCATCCAGCGTCTGCGCAAGCTTGACGAAGTTCTGGACGGCGAAGGCAAAGGCTTCACCAAGAAAGAGCGCCTGACCCTGACCCGCGAGCGTGACAAGCTGGAACGCGCGCTTGGTGGTATCAAGGATATGGGCGGTGTGCCTGACCTGATCTTCGTGATCGACACCAACAAAGAAACCATCGCAATCAACGAAGCGCGCCGTCTGGGTATCCCTGTGGCAGCGATTGTTGATACCAACTGCGATCCCGACGGAATCGATTTCCCGGTACCGGGCAACGATGACGCGGCTCGTGCCATCTCTCTTTACTGCGATCTGATCGTGGGCGCTGCCATCGACGGTATTTCCCGTTCCGCTGGCGATGCTGGCCTGGATCTTGGCGAAGCTGAAGAGGGTCTGCTTGAGCCCGCTCTGATCGAAGAAGAAGCTGCTGCTGCTGGCGAACAAGTCGCTGCAAGCGAAGAAACTGCTCCTGCAGAAGCTTAA
- a CDS encoding phosphatidate cytidylyltransferase, translating into MGDRALNNKKNSPFEDQQKPKRKSNWSDLAVRAISGVVMAVAAFTVTWWGGLAFAVFFSVVSLLIYKEWVAMVGEQPFGVPALVGYGAILSALVCQWFGYWQAALIIPLLGAAFLVFARCSYPNARWCGSGVIYAAAFGFSILALRADATHGFAAIIILFAIVWGTDVIAYFVGKSLGGPKLWPRVSPKKTWSGSLGGLVGGTAFALFVAFLLKIDPTLKLTFMLAALSVVSQVGDLGESHMKRLFKVKDSSNLIPGHGGVMDRVDGLLVAVVCAALIGLIFADIDAVATGFLVW; encoded by the coding sequence ATGGGAGACAGGGCGCTGAATAACAAGAAAAATTCGCCTTTCGAGGACCAGCAGAAACCCAAGCGCAAGTCGAATTGGTCTGACCTTGCTGTCCGGGCTATATCGGGCGTGGTTATGGCCGTGGCAGCCTTTACTGTCACTTGGTGGGGCGGGTTGGCTTTTGCCGTCTTTTTCAGTGTTGTCAGCTTGTTGATCTATAAAGAATGGGTCGCAATGGTTGGTGAACAGCCATTTGGTGTGCCTGCCCTGGTTGGCTATGGGGCGATTTTGAGCGCGCTGGTTTGTCAATGGTTTGGCTATTGGCAGGCGGCCTTGATCATTCCGCTGCTTGGTGCGGCTTTTCTGGTCTTTGCGCGCTGTTCCTATCCCAATGCCCGCTGGTGTGGTTCCGGGGTGATATATGCGGCGGCATTTGGCTTTTCCATTCTGGCGCTTCGTGCCGATGCGACCCACGGCTTTGCTGCCATTATCATCCTCTTTGCAATTGTCTGGGGCACCGATGTGATAGCCTATTTTGTTGGCAAATCCCTTGGTGGACCGAAATTGTGGCCACGGGTTTCGCCCAAAAAGACATGGTCTGGGTCGCTGGGCGGATTAGTTGGCGGCACCGCTTTTGCGTTGTTCGTGGCGTTCCTGCTGAAGATCGATCCAACCCTCAAATTGACCTTCATGCTGGCGGCGTTGTCGGTGGTCTCCCAAGTAGGAGATCTGGGAGAATCGCACATGAAGCGTCTGTTCAAAGTCAAGGATTCAAGCAACCTCATTCCCGGTCACGGGGGAGTGATGGATCGGGTGGACGGGCTGCTTGTGGCAGTTGTCTGTGCTGCCCTGATCGGGCTGATTTTCGCCGATATCGACGCTGTGGCGACCGGGTTTCTGGTCTGGTAA
- a CDS encoding isoprenyl transferase — translation MGGHKGIAEAPQTRTMVVPRHLAVIMDGNGRWAKERNLTRTQGHRQGVVSVREIVANATALGIEYLTLFSFSSENWTRPESEVRDLMGLIKLFIRKDLATLHKQNVRVVVIGGRAGLAPDLVKMLQEAETKTRDNKGLTLVIAFNYGARQEMVEAVKMLAREVEAGRLAPDAINESMISASLYSAGIPDPDVILRTSGEQRLSNFLLWQAAYSEFIFVDCYWPDFDRRQLELALEEYGRRNRRFGGLSLDDVTDDAQAVASGG, via the coding sequence ATGGGTGGCCATAAAGGCATCGCGGAAGCGCCGCAGACGAGGACCATGGTCGTTCCCAGGCATTTGGCGGTCATCATGGATGGCAATGGTCGGTGGGCTAAGGAGCGCAATCTGACACGTACCCAGGGGCATCGTCAGGGGGTGGTCTCGGTCCGTGAGATTGTCGCCAATGCAACAGCACTCGGCATTGAATATCTGACCCTTTTTAGCTTCAGCTCGGAGAACTGGACGCGCCCGGAAAGCGAAGTGCGCGATCTGATGGGCTTGATCAAGCTGTTTATCCGCAAGGATCTTGCGACCCTGCACAAGCAGAATGTGCGGGTCGTGGTGATTGGAGGGCGCGCTGGACTCGCTCCCGATCTGGTGAAAATGCTCCAAGAGGCAGAAACCAAGACCCGCGACAATAAAGGTTTGACCCTAGTCATTGCATTCAATTATGGCGCGCGGCAAGAAATGGTCGAAGCCGTTAAGATGCTGGCCCGGGAGGTGGAGGCTGGTCGCCTCGCGCCTGATGCGATCAATGAGAGCATGATTTCCGCGTCGCTCTATTCGGCAGGGATCCCCGATCCGGACGTGATCTTGCGAACCAGCGGCGAGCAGAGATTGAGCAATTTCCTGCTCTGGCAGGCAGCTTATTCCGAGTTCATTTTCGTGGATTGCTATTGGCCTGATTTTGATCGTCGGCAGCTTGAGTTGGCACTGGAAGAATATGGCCGGCGCAACCGGCGATTTGGTGGCCTGTCATTGGATGACGTAACGGATGACGCTCAGGCGGTGGCATCGGGTGGATGA
- a CDS encoding AraC family transcriptional regulator — protein sequence MKSPSHSVYSYLYASPSASHTASLDLGFGRSCAIWTNTDDHMHYNQLNGHTFSFYSRGGEGVWRVDERPVEGWPGSICIFPHGQSSEWRITRPLEMVHLYLPDTEMRRMFSEWTERDSLSFSLADVTYQPAGGLKPSFVALHAALQQSDTLRADRVMMDIVHHVISNDPISAIRLDRVKGGLATRTRKRVVDYIECHLDQVIRLKDLADIAELSEFHFQRSFKESCGVTPQGFITARRVERARARILAGDALSQVALDCGFSSQSHFTRQFKAGAGMTPAAFRRAALE from the coding sequence ATGAAGTCGCCGTCCCATTCCGTTTACAGCTACCTCTATGCGTCGCCAAGCGCGAGCCATACCGCCAGCCTTGATCTGGGGTTTGGGAGGTCCTGTGCGATCTGGACGAACACTGATGATCATATGCATTACAATCAGTTGAATGGCCATACATTCAGTTTTTACTCGCGTGGCGGGGAAGGGGTCTGGCGTGTTGATGAGCGGCCAGTCGAAGGCTGGCCGGGGTCCATTTGTATCTTTCCTCATGGGCAAAGCTCGGAATGGCGGATCACGCGGCCTCTGGAGATGGTCCATCTCTATTTGCCTGATACCGAGATGCGGCGGATGTTTAGCGAATGGACCGAGCGCGACAGCCTTAGTTTTTCACTCGCTGATGTGACCTATCAGCCTGCGGGTGGGTTAAAGCCGTCTTTTGTGGCCCTTCATGCGGCCTTGCAGCAAAGTGATACATTGCGGGCGGATAGGGTCATGATGGATATTGTTCATCATGTCATTTCAAATGATCCGATATCGGCCATTCGCCTTGACCGGGTGAAGGGTGGATTGGCCACGCGAACGCGCAAGCGTGTGGTTGATTATATCGAATGTCATCTGGACCAAGTGATCCGACTGAAGGATCTTGCTGACATTGCGGAGCTGAGTGAATTTCATTTCCAGCGTTCTTTCAAGGAAAGTTGCGGGGTGACGCCGCAAGGTTTCATCACCGCGCGGCGGGTGGAACGGGCGCGGGCGCGAATCCTTGCCGGAGATGCCTTGTCTCAGGTGGCGCTGGATTGCGGATTTAGTAGCCAGAGCCACTTTACCCGTCAGTTTAAGGCAGGGGCCGGGATGACGCCAGCAGCCTTTCGCCGGGCTGCATTGGAATGA
- the pyrH gene encoding UMP kinase, producing MTVLKYKRILLKVSGEALMGDQAFGIDTNVVDRVAGDIKRARAMGAEVCVVIGGGNIFRGVSVAAQGCDRVVGDHMGMLATVMNALAMANALNASGVPAVVLSAVDMPKICESFTQRGAKQHLADGKVVLFAGGTGNPFFTTDSGAALRAAEMGCDALLKGTQVDGIYSADPKTNPDAERYETITHAEVLKQGLKVMDAAAIALAQDGNIPIIVFSIHEPDGLLAILNGTGRATVVSD from the coding sequence ATGACAGTTCTTAAATATAAACGCATTCTGCTCAAGGTGTCCGGAGAGGCACTGATGGGAGATCAGGCCTTCGGGATTGATACCAATGTGGTTGACCGTGTGGCTGGTGACATCAAAAGAGCGCGTGCGATGGGGGCGGAAGTCTGCGTCGTGATCGGTGGTGGCAACATCTTCCGCGGCGTCTCGGTTGCTGCACAAGGCTGTGATCGGGTGGTCGGTGACCATATGGGCATGCTGGCAACCGTAATGAACGCGCTCGCCATGGCCAACGCGCTGAATGCGTCGGGCGTTCCTGCCGTGGTGCTGTCGGCGGTCGATATGCCAAAGATCTGTGAGAGTTTCACCCAGCGGGGCGCCAAGCAGCATCTGGCTGATGGCAAGGTGGTCCTGTTTGCCGGGGGCACGGGCAATCCGTTCTTTACCACTGATTCTGGTGCTGCTTTGCGTGCCGCTGAAATGGGATGCGATGCGCTGCTGAAAGGCACTCAGGTTGACGGAATTTATTCCGCAGACCCCAAAACCAACCCCGATGCAGAGCGCTATGAGACAATAACCCACGCCGAAGTGCTCAAACAAGGCCTTAAGGTTATGGATGCGGCAGCAATTGCCCTTGCTCAGGACGGGAATATCCCGATAATTGTATTTTCGATCCACGAACCCGACGGACTGCTTGCGATTCTTAATGGCACGGGCCGGGCAACGGTGGTTTCGGATTAA
- the frr gene encoding ribosome recycling factor has translation MSAEELDLDDLERRMKGAVSVLKTELSGLRTGRASVNLLEPIVVEAYGQSMPLNQVGTVSVPEPRMLSIQVWDKSMVNAVEKAIRESNLGINPVTDGQLLRLPIPELNEERRQEMVKIAHSYSENAKVAVRHVRRDGMDMCKKAEKDGMSEDDVRIYSDEIQDLTNKYVEDIDKMLESKETEIMQV, from the coding sequence ATGTCTGCCGAAGAACTGGATCTTGACGATCTCGAACGTCGCATGAAGGGTGCTGTATCTGTGCTAAAAACGGAACTCTCCGGTTTGCGAACCGGGCGTGCCTCCGTCAACCTTCTTGAGCCGATCGTGGTGGAAGCCTATGGACAGAGCATGCCACTCAATCAGGTGGGTACGGTTTCTGTTCCGGAGCCTCGGATGCTGTCGATTCAGGTTTGGGACAAAAGCATGGTGAATGCGGTTGAGAAGGCCATCCGTGAATCCAATCTGGGCATCAACCCGGTCACGGACGGTCAGCTCCTTCGTTTGCCAATTCCTGAACTCAACGAAGAGCGCCGTCAGGAAATGGTCAAGATTGCCCATTCTTATTCCGAGAATGCGAAAGTCGCTGTCCGTCACGTGCGCCGCGATGGCATGGATATGTGCAAGAAGGCCGAAAAAGACGGCATGAGCGAAGACGATGTTCGGATCTATTCCGACGAGATTCAGGATCTCACCAACAAATATGTCGAAGACATCGACAAGATGCTTGAAAGCAAAGAAACCGAGATCATGCAGGTCTAG
- the tsf gene encoding translation elongation factor Ts, with protein sequence MAITASMVKELRETSGAGMMDCKKALAETDGDMEAAMDWLRTKGLSKAAKKSGRVAAEGLIALGGEGNKASMAEVNAETDFVSRNDQFQELARNIAAVVVDAGSNLDDILAAQYPGGGTVSETITNAVATIGENMNLRRGIVLSVDKGVVSTYMHNATAPGLGRLGVLVALESEGDVAKLDALGKQIAMHIAATNPLAATTDELDPAAVERERAVFSEQARESGKPDNIVEKMVEGRLRKFYEEVVLLKQTFVIDGENTVEQAIKNAEGDVGAPIKLIGFARFALGEGIEKKEEDFAAEVAAAGGKA encoded by the coding sequence ATGGCGATTACAGCATCAATGGTGAAAGAGCTCCGTGAGACTTCTGGCGCGGGCATGATGGACTGCAAAAAGGCACTGGCCGAAACTGATGGTGACATGGAAGCCGCAATGGACTGGCTGCGCACCAAAGGTCTGTCCAAGGCTGCTAAGAAATCCGGCCGTGTTGCCGCTGAAGGTCTGATCGCTCTGGGCGGTGAAGGCAACAAGGCTTCCATGGCGGAAGTCAATGCTGAAACCGACTTCGTTTCCCGTAACGACCAGTTCCAGGAACTGGCTCGCAACATCGCTGCTGTTGTTGTTGATGCCGGCTCCAATCTCGATGACATTCTGGCAGCTCAGTATCCCGGTGGTGGAACCGTTTCGGAAACCATCACAAATGCTGTTGCCACGATCGGTGAAAACATGAACCTGCGTCGCGGCATTGTGCTGAGCGTCGACAAGGGCGTTGTTTCTACCTACATGCACAATGCGACCGCTCCTGGCCTTGGCCGTTTGGGCGTTCTGGTTGCGCTGGAATCCGAAGGTGATGTAGCCAAGCTCGACGCGTTGGGCAAGCAGATTGCCATGCATATCGCTGCGACCAATCCTCTGGCTGCAACGACCGATGAACTGGATCCTGCTGCTGTTGAGCGTGAGCGCGCCGTGTTCTCCGAACAGGCTCGTGAATCTGGCAAGCCTGACAATATCGTCGAGAAAATGGTCGAAGGCCGCCTGCGCAAATTCTACGAAGAAGTCGTACTGCTCAAGCAGACCTTTGTTATCGACGGCGAAAACACCGTTGAGCAGGCCATCAAAAATGCCGAAGGCGATGTTGGTGCACCAATCAAACTGATTGGCTTTGCTCGCTTCGCTCTAGGTGAAGGCATCGAGAAAAAAGAAGAAGACTTCGCAGCTGAAGTTGCTGCTGCAGGTGGCAAGGCTTAA
- a CDS encoding EamA family transporter yields the protein MIAISFIATVLIWGTTWIAIALQVGPVPVLVSVFYRFALAGILFLLFLALSGRLRIPNRTEQPWLVAQAFCLFSLNFICFYSAASHIPSGLISIIFSLATIFNALNARLFFGDRISGQTFLASALGIAGLALLFGPDILNAQSQSTLQGVGLAMIGTVFFSLGNMVSRRNSAAGLTPVTANAWAMGYGALIMLALIGLSGTPIILPTNGTYLGALFYLATIGSIIGFTTYLYLVARIGSAKAAYATVLFPIIALALSTIFEGYHWQWTGIIGLALALSGNLVMFARWPKAQSTNKNKPAKELKTTDTAHPTAAE from the coding sequence ATGATCGCCATCAGTTTTATTGCCACCGTCTTGATCTGGGGCACCACCTGGATTGCCATTGCCTTGCAGGTCGGTCCGGTTCCGGTTCTCGTTTCGGTATTCTACCGCTTCGCGCTGGCAGGCATCCTGTTTTTGCTGTTCCTTGCCCTGTCAGGCCGCCTGCGCATCCCCAACCGGACAGAACAGCCATGGCTCGTCGCACAAGCCTTCTGCCTGTTCAGCCTCAATTTCATCTGCTTTTATTCCGCAGCCAGCCACATTCCATCGGGCCTCATCTCGATTATCTTTTCATTGGCAACGATCTTTAATGCACTGAATGCACGACTGTTCTTTGGTGACAGGATATCGGGCCAAACGTTTTTGGCGAGCGCCCTGGGCATTGCCGGCCTTGCCTTGTTATTCGGACCGGACATATTAAACGCCCAATCGCAAAGCACCCTTCAAGGGGTTGGGCTGGCGATGATTGGCACCGTGTTCTTCTCGCTTGGCAACATGGTCTCACGCCGCAATTCCGCCGCAGGCCTGACACCAGTGACCGCCAATGCCTGGGCAATGGGGTATGGCGCGCTAATCATGCTGGCATTGATTGGCCTCTCGGGAACACCAATCATTCTGCCCACCAACGGCACTTATCTCGGCGCTCTGTTCTATCTCGCCACCATCGGGTCGATCATCGGTTTCACCACCTATCTGTATCTCGTGGCCCGGATCGGATCGGCCAAAGCGGCCTATGCGACGGTTCTCTTCCCGATCATTGCGCTGGCTCTGTCTACAATTTTCGAGGGCTACCACTGGCAATGGACAGGAATCATCGGCCTTGCACTGGCCCTGAGCGGCAATCTGGTGATGTTCGCCCGCTGGCCCAAAGCCCAATCGACCAACAAAAACAAGCCTGCCAAAGAACTCAAAACAACAGACACCGCGCACCCGACAGCGGCTGAATAG
- the dnaE gene encoding DNA polymerase III subunit alpha: protein MNAVSEDLKFVHLHVHTAYSLLEGALPVAKLIKKTKSLQMPAVAMTDTRNLFGALEFSQKAVGEGLQPIIGCQVEVDFEDGDVKGVGHTDFPTLVLIGATDQGLANLVRLVSRSFLVPHDDQEPHVTLRDVAEYGEGVICLTGGGNGPIDRVLFNHHTELGRERLRKLHDIFDDRLYVEILRHGFAYEAIVEPQLIDLAYEMDLPLVAANDVYFAEREDFEAHDALIAISQGKVLIQEDRRQLTPEHYFKSQEEMAELFADLPEALENTIEIARRCVTRARTISPILPRFAGADADPEEAERHEAAELRRQAEEGLKRRLAVHGLAPGKNEKDYWDRLEFELGIIESMKFPGYFLIVSDFIKWSKEHGIPVGPGRGSGAGSLVAWVLTITDLDPLRFALLFERFLNPERVSMPDFDIDFCQDRREEVIRYVQRKYGRDNVGQIITYGTLQARAVLRDVGRVLQMPFGQVDKLCKMVPMKGAVSVSLPEALEQEPRLNEARRDEEIVDRLINMSLKLEGLYRHASTHAAGIVIGDRSLDKLVPMYRDPRSDMPVTQYNMKWVEQAGLVKFDFLGLKTLTVLEYAVRFVAQRGIEINLAEIPIDDKPSYEILAKGETVGVFQLESMGMRKALLDMQPDQFEDIIAIVALYRPGPMANIPIYCARKRGEEKPDYLHELLQPVLQETYGIIIYQEQVMQIAQILSGYSLGEADMLRRAMGKKIREEMEKQRVRFCDGAEERGVSREQASEIYDLVAKFADYGFNKSHAAAYALVAYQTAYMKANYPVEFLAAIMTLDMNNTDKLSEFRRDALRLGIEVRPPSINESGVHFVVKDGAIIYSMAAIKGVGQPAAEHIMDVRGDKPFKDLADFAKRISPKVLNKRTIENLAAAGTFDVLNPNRAQVVASIDVIMGEAASHARDSSSGQGGLFGAEEAAPLPLPDMRPWTSEEKLQREYSAIGFYLSAHPLDEYIPQLEKMRIQLWQPFEVAVKQGASAGRLAGTITGRQERKTKTGNRMGIINVSDPTGQYEAVLFSETLHRFRDMLEPGKTVILEVGADERPEGVSVRINNVRPLQSDNVRKTMQVFVRDDKPLQSLRAQLDDRGDGEVSVIVMLDDGDCEVEMRVNGTYYVSPEVGRALKAIPGVVDVQVGVF from the coding sequence ATGAATGCAGTCTCGGAAGATCTGAAATTTGTCCATCTTCATGTGCATACCGCTTATTCCTTGCTGGAAGGCGCGTTGCCGGTTGCCAAGCTGATCAAGAAGACCAAAAGCCTGCAGATGCCCGCGGTTGCCATGACCGACACGCGCAACTTGTTCGGTGCTCTGGAATTTTCACAAAAAGCTGTTGGCGAAGGTCTCCAGCCGATCATCGGTTGTCAGGTTGAAGTTGATTTCGAGGATGGCGACGTCAAGGGCGTTGGTCATACGGACTTCCCGACACTGGTTTTGATTGGCGCGACGGATCAGGGCTTGGCCAATCTGGTTCGTCTCGTCTCGCGGTCCTTTCTGGTTCCTCATGATGATCAGGAACCCCATGTGACGCTGCGCGATGTGGCGGAATATGGGGAAGGGGTGATTTGTCTCACGGGTGGTGGCAATGGGCCAATTGATAGGGTTCTGTTCAATCATCACACGGAGCTGGGGCGTGAGCGGCTCCGCAAACTACATGATATTTTTGATGATCGGCTATATGTCGAGATCCTTCGCCATGGATTCGCCTATGAGGCAATTGTTGAGCCGCAACTCATTGACCTGGCCTACGAGATGGACTTGCCATTGGTTGCGGCCAATGATGTCTATTTTGCCGAGAGGGAAGATTTTGAAGCCCATGATGCGCTGATTGCCATTTCGCAGGGCAAGGTTCTCATTCAGGAGGATCGACGGCAACTGACACCGGAGCATTATTTCAAAAGTCAGGAAGAAATGGCAGAGCTGTTCGCCGATCTGCCCGAAGCGCTTGAAAATACCATCGAAATTGCCCGGCGCTGTGTGACGCGCGCACGCACGATCAGCCCGATTTTGCCGCGTTTTGCTGGCGCTGACGCTGATCCGGAAGAGGCGGAAAGACACGAAGCCGCAGAGTTGCGACGGCAGGCCGAAGAGGGCCTGAAAAGACGTCTGGCAGTGCATGGTTTGGCGCCCGGCAAGAACGAGAAGGATTATTGGGACCGGCTTGAATTCGAGCTGGGCATCATTGAGTCGATGAAATTTCCGGGCTACTTCCTGATCGTCTCCGACTTCATCAAATGGTCCAAGGAGCACGGTATTCCGGTGGGGCCGGGGCGTGGATCGGGCGCGGGTTCGCTTGTTGCCTGGGTTTTGACCATTACAGACCTTGATCCTTTGCGCTTTGCTTTGCTGTTCGAACGCTTTCTCAATCCTGAACGCGTCTCGATGCCCGACTTTGATATTGATTTTTGTCAGGACCGCCGTGAAGAGGTGATCCGCTATGTGCAGCGTAAATATGGACGCGACAATGTGGGGCAGATCATCACCTATGGTACCCTGCAGGCTCGTGCTGTGCTGCGCGATGTTGGGCGCGTCTTGCAGATGCCGTTCGGTCAGGTCGACAAGCTGTGCAAGATGGTGCCGATGAAGGGGGCGGTTTCGGTGTCGCTGCCAGAGGCTCTGGAGCAGGAACCCAGATTGAATGAAGCCCGTCGGGATGAGGAGATTGTTGATCGATTGATCAATATGTCGCTCAAGCTTGAAGGGCTTTATCGCCACGCCTCAACCCACGCCGCGGGTATCGTGATTGGGGACCGTTCGCTTGACAAGCTGGTGCCGATGTATCGAGATCCGCGCTCGGACATGCCGGTCACGCAATATAATATGAAATGGGTCGAGCAGGCCGGTCTCGTCAAGTTCGACTTTCTTGGTCTGAAGACGCTGACGGTGCTCGAATATGCCGTGCGGTTTGTGGCGCAGCGTGGCATCGAGATCAATCTTGCCGAAATCCCGATTGATGACAAACCGTCCTACGAAATCTTGGCCAAGGGCGAGACAGTCGGTGTGTTCCAGCTGGAATCGATGGGTATGCGCAAGGCATTGCTGGACATGCAGCCCGACCAATTCGAAGACATCATCGCTATTGTGGCGCTCTATCGTCCGGGGCCAATGGCCAACATTCCGATCTATTGCGCCCGAAAGCGTGGGGAAGAAAAGCCCGACTATTTGCATGAGTTGTTGCAGCCCGTGCTGCAAGAAACCTACGGCATCATCATTTATCAGGAACAGGTGATGCAGATCGCCCAGATCCTGTCAGGCTATTCCCTTGGTGAAGCTGACATGCTGCGCCGCGCGATGGGCAAGAAGATCCGCGAGGAGATGGAAAAGCAGCGGGTTCGCTTCTGTGATGGTGCAGAAGAGCGCGGGGTGAGTCGAGAGCAGGCGTCCGAGATTTATGATCTCGTGGCCAAATTCGCCGACTACGGCTTCAACAAATCGCACGCCGCTGCCTATGCCTTGGTTGCCTATCAGACAGCTTACATGAAAGCCAATTATCCGGTTGAGTTTTTGGCCGCGATCATGACGCTCGATATGAACAATACGGACAAATTGTCCGAATTCCGTCGCGATGCCTTGCGGCTCGGCATTGAGGTGCGCCCTCCGTCGATTAACGAATCCGGCGTGCATTTCGTGGTGAAGGACGGCGCGATCATCTATTCCATGGCGGCGATCAAGGGGGTGGGGCAGCCCGCAGCCGAACATATCATGGATGTGCGCGGGGATAAGCCGTTCAAGGATTTGGCTGACTTTGCCAAGCGGATCAGTCCCAAGGTGCTCAATAAGCGAACCATCGAAAATCTGGCGGCAGCGGGCACTTTTGATGTGCTTAATCCCAACAGGGCTCAGGTGGTGGCTTCCATTGACGTGATCATGGGTGAGGCTGCAAGCCATGCCCGTGATAGCTCATCGGGGCAGGGAGGATTGTTCGGGGCTGAGGAAGCCGCACCCTTGCCATTGCCAGACATGCGGCCATGGACGAGCGAAGAGAAATTGCAGCGGGAATATTCGGCAATCGGCTTTTATCTTTCGGCTCATCCGCTTGATGAATATATTCCGCAGCTGGAAAAAATGCGCATTCAGCTTTGGCAGCCCTTTGAAGTGGCGGTGAAGCAAGGGGCGAGCGCCGGGCGGCTGGCGGGCACCATTACCGGACGTCAGGAGCGGAAAACCAAGACCGGCAACCGAATGGGGATCATCAATGTTTCTGATCCCACCGGGCAATATGAGGCTGTTCTATTCTCTGAAACTCTGCACCGTTTTCGAGATATGCTGGAGCCCGGCAAGACGGTGATCCTGGAAGTGGGGGCCGATGAGCGCCCCGAAGGGGTGTCAGTGCGGATCAACAATGTACGGCCTCTGCAAAGCGACAATGTGCGCAAGACGATGCAGGTCTTTGTGCGCGACGATAAACCGCTTCAGTCGTTGCGCGCTCAGTTGGATGACCGGGGGGACGGTGAAGTTTCGGTCATTGTCATGTTGGATGACGGAGACTGCGAAGTCGAAATGCGGGTGAATGGCACTTATTATGTGTCGCCGGAAGTGGGACGTGCGCTTAAGGCCATACCCGGTGTTGTTGATGTGCAGGTCGGTGTCTTTTAG